In Agarivorans gilvus, one genomic interval encodes:
- a CDS encoding 4'-phosphopantetheinyl transferase family protein, which yields MCSYKLLVRSFASAVKRPQLRQMGSELLAECAAAYTARSLTVADIQRNEFGQPYSIGSLSQRLFLSLSHSGNYLVAMASCYPCGVDIERHKARPYAELWQDIRHPLEPNSPASLAEFYQWWTRKEAAWKVFACQEPSHMQDLQVVGEPRHFYKELTIIDLSAPQGYALSIALQQEDKQEHE from the coding sequence GTGTGTAGTTATAAGCTGTTAGTCCGTTCTTTTGCTTCGGCGGTAAAACGACCACAGTTGCGACAGATGGGGAGCGAGTTGCTCGCCGAATGTGCAGCGGCTTATACTGCTCGCTCGCTCACTGTTGCTGATATACAAAGAAACGAGTTCGGTCAGCCTTATTCGATAGGCTCACTCAGTCAAAGACTATTTTTGAGTTTGAGCCATAGCGGTAATTATCTAGTCGCTATGGCTTCTTGTTATCCCTGTGGGGTGGATATTGAAAGGCATAAAGCGCGCCCGTATGCTGAGTTGTGGCAAGATATTCGACATCCTCTTGAACCAAATTCGCCAGCTAGCTTAGCCGAGTTTTATCAGTGGTGGACGCGCAAAGAGGCGGCTTGGAAGGTGTTTGCATGCCAAGAACCCAGTCATATGCAAGACTTGCAGGTCGTTGGGGAGCCAAGGCATTTCTACAAAGAGTTAACGATAATTGATTTATCCGCACCGCAAGGCTATGCCTTGTCTATTGCATTGCAGCAGGAGGATAAACAAGAACATGAGTAA
- a CDS encoding beta-ketoacyl synthase chain length factor produces the protein MEAIFKIDKWTSWVAGNEATDAPQLPEVPAMQRRRYSLLSKMALRVALDLLPEQGLIRSVFASRHGELHRTVDLLLNINDSSALSPTKFSQSVYNTASGLYSIKQNNLAPSTVVTSAKDTLAMAFVEAYSQSLVHQQTVLLVYVDQPLPELYQPYADEPEETLAFACLLTAAEQGWATRFEAKQQTSLPATHVASQLISALSEPCEQFTCDLGEQNWLWRVANESKA, from the coding sequence ATGGAAGCTATTTTTAAAATTGACAAATGGACTAGTTGGGTAGCTGGAAATGAAGCTACTGATGCGCCTCAGCTTCCTGAAGTGCCTGCAATGCAAAGGCGCAGATACAGCTTATTAAGCAAAATGGCGCTGAGAGTCGCCTTAGATTTACTACCTGAGCAAGGTCTGATTCGCAGCGTGTTTGCCTCGCGCCATGGCGAGTTACATCGCACCGTTGATTTATTGCTCAATATCAATGACTCTTCTGCTCTTTCTCCTACTAAGTTTAGTCAGTCGGTTTACAATACGGCGAGTGGCCTTTATTCAATCAAGCAGAATAATTTAGCTCCATCCACCGTAGTCACTAGTGCCAAAGATACTTTAGCGATGGCTTTTGTTGAGGCCTATAGCCAAAGTCTTGTCCATCAACAAACCGTATTATTGGTTTATGTCGATCAGCCCCTGCCTGAGCTCTATCAGCCTTATGCCGATGAACCCGAAGAAACGCTGGCCTTTGCTTGTTTACTCACTGCTGCAGAGCAGGGCTGGGCAACGCGTTTTGAAGCTAAGCAACAAACGTCATTGCCTGCTACCCATGTGGCAAGTCAGCTAATTAGCGCCTTATCAGAGCCCTGTGAGCAGTTTACTTGTGATTTAGGGGAGCAAAATTGGCTTTGGAGGGTCGCTAATGAGTCAAAGGCTTAA
- a CDS encoding lysophospholipid acyltransferase family protein produces MSQRLNYYWRLVMTAFSFLSFGVFGVFLSLTLFPILHFIPAHDKQARNQLLVHKIFKYYVAMMRLLGVLSVSVSDKDKLQQSAGKLVIANHPSLIDVVLLIAHLPETSCIVKQSLWRNPCMSMIISAAGYIKNDAEPELVLKACGQSFNKGASLIIFPEGTRTTPGEQLKMQRGAANIALRCAVDFLPVTIKVTPTTLTKSEPWYAIPATKPHFSLVVGDPIHTKQLCLADTSDAKKARTITRHLQQHFYKELNCQ; encoded by the coding sequence ATGAGTCAAAGGCTTAATTACTATTGGCGTTTAGTGATGACCGCATTCTCATTTTTGAGCTTTGGCGTGTTTGGGGTATTTTTGTCCTTAACTCTGTTTCCGATATTGCACTTCATTCCTGCGCACGATAAACAGGCTCGCAACCAACTTTTGGTACATAAAATATTTAAATACTATGTCGCCATGATGCGTCTATTGGGCGTATTAAGTGTTTCGGTTTCCGATAAAGATAAATTGCAGCAATCGGCGGGTAAATTGGTAATAGCCAATCACCCTTCGTTGATTGATGTGGTGTTATTAATTGCTCATTTGCCGGAAACTAGCTGCATTGTAAAACAGAGCCTTTGGCGGAATCCTTGTATGTCGATGATTATCTCTGCAGCAGGCTATATAAAGAATGATGCAGAGCCTGAGCTGGTATTAAAGGCTTGTGGACAAAGTTTTAATAAGGGCGCCAGTTTGATTATATTTCCCGAAGGAACTCGCACTACTCCGGGAGAACAGTTGAAAATGCAACGCGGTGCAGCCAATATAGCCTTGCGCTGCGCGGTGGATTTTCTACCGGTGACAATTAAGGTCACACCAACCACCTTAACCAAGTCTGAACCTTGGTACGCTATTCCTGCGACTAAGCCGCACTTTTCTTTAGTTGTTGGGGATCCTATTCACACTAAACAGCTTTGTTTGGCAGATACTAGCGATGCCAAAAAAGCACGAACAATAACTAGACATTTACAGCAACATTTTTATAAGGAACTGAACTGCCAATGA
- a CDS encoding phosphopantetheine-binding protein, translating to MNVLEQEIKQLIIDALELEDIAVADIDSNEPLFVDGLGLDSIDALELGLAIKKQYKIKLDANSEDTKKYFASVSSLAEFIQSEQQAA from the coding sequence ATGAACGTATTAGAGCAGGAAATCAAGCAACTAATTATTGATGCTTTGGAGTTGGAAGATATTGCCGTTGCCGATATTGATAGCAACGAACCATTGTTTGTTGATGGCTTGGGCTTAGATTCAATTGATGCGCTGGAGCTGGGGCTAGCGATTAAGAAACAATACAAAATTAAGCTGGATGCTAATTCAGAAGACACTAAAAAGTATTTTGCTAGCGTAAGCTCATTAGCTGAGTTTATTCAATCGGAACAACAAGCGGCGTAA
- a CDS encoding acyl carrier protein yields MMTRDEIYQALKDILVKEFEVPEEELSLEANLYQDLDLDSIDAVDLVVKLQQLTGKKIQPNEFKSARTVADVIDALEQLVSDAA; encoded by the coding sequence ATTATGACCAGAGATGAAATATACCAAGCGCTAAAAGATATATTGGTTAAAGAGTTTGAAGTGCCAGAAGAGGAACTTTCTCTAGAAGCTAATCTATATCAAGATCTAGATTTAGATAGTATTGATGCCGTTGATTTAGTGGTAAAACTGCAACAGTTAACTGGTAAGAAAATACAACCTAATGAATTTAAATCTGCGCGCACAGTAGCCGATGTTATTGATGCCCTTGAGCAGTTAGTTAGCGATGCAGCTTAA
- a CDS encoding AMP-binding protein — translation MNEIMLPPQNIDYSLALRETNLSNQYWWQQLAAKWLQFSRYPQQRWLLFAEDSFDFSYCLFALLLAGKTPVLAPNKQAETLAKLLGKVDAVCADVAVENAPLQLDTGANASAEAVDLSNIGAEIAGELELHLYTSGSTGEPKLVVKRWRQLLAEVETLERQFGPQLEHSLICSSVSHQHIYGLLFTVLWPVLARRCWRVKPLVYPEDYCALAAQPISLVSSPSFLAHLSLQPELAAKPPQFYLSSGGPLKTETLERLLALWQQAPSEVFGSSETGGVAYRNQKIHRYWKPFSCIEWRIASSTALQIRSPYLLDPAEWYQMDDAVAPQEDGFNLQGRLDRVVKIAEKRVCLEQMTQVLSAHPWIQHCDLFTLQSAREYIAAVVVLSEAGRAALAAGKLALNKQFRQHLSGHFETVTLPRRWRYVDQAMVNSQGKRQLQAMKELFQ, via the coding sequence ATGAATGAAATAATGCTTCCTCCCCAGAATATTGATTACTCTCTGGCTCTGCGTGAGACTAATCTGTCTAACCAATACTGGTGGCAGCAATTGGCGGCTAAGTGGCTGCAATTTAGTCGTTACCCTCAGCAGCGTTGGCTGCTATTTGCCGAAGATAGCTTTGATTTTTCTTATTGTTTATTTGCCTTGTTATTGGCCGGTAAAACCCCGGTATTAGCGCCCAATAAGCAAGCGGAAACCTTGGCTAAGTTACTGGGAAAAGTCGATGCGGTATGTGCCGATGTGGCGGTTGAAAATGCGCCACTTCAGCTTGATACAGGTGCTAATGCGTCTGCTGAAGCGGTGGACTTGAGCAATATAGGCGCAGAGATTGCTGGTGAACTCGAGCTTCACTTGTATACCTCTGGTAGTACTGGCGAGCCTAAACTTGTGGTTAAGCGTTGGCGGCAGTTGTTGGCTGAGGTGGAAACCTTAGAACGTCAGTTTGGTCCGCAATTAGAACATAGCTTGATTTGTTCTAGCGTCTCTCATCAACATATTTATGGTCTGTTATTTACCGTATTATGGCCAGTATTAGCTCGCCGTTGTTGGCGGGTAAAACCCTTAGTGTATCCAGAGGATTACTGTGCTTTAGCGGCTCAGCCAATCAGTTTGGTCTCTAGTCCTTCTTTTTTGGCCCATTTAAGTTTACAGCCTGAATTGGCGGCTAAGCCACCGCAGTTCTATCTAAGCTCTGGTGGGCCTTTAAAAACGGAAACCTTAGAGCGCTTATTGGCCTTGTGGCAACAGGCGCCTAGCGAAGTATTCGGGAGTAGCGAAACTGGCGGGGTTGCTTACCGAAATCAAAAAATCCACCGTTATTGGAAGCCGTTTAGCTGCATCGAGTGGCGGATTGCTAGTTCAACAGCCTTACAGATCCGTTCTCCTTATCTGTTGGACCCTGCGGAGTGGTACCAAATGGATGATGCGGTAGCACCACAAGAGGATGGATTTAACTTGCAGGGGCGACTTGACCGAGTCGTAAAAATCGCAGAGAAGCGAGTCTGTTTAGAACAGATGACCCAAGTCCTTTCCGCGCATCCGTGGATACAACATTGCGATTTATTCACTTTACAATCAGCACGCGAATACATCGCTGCTGTGGTGGTGCTTAGCGAGGCTGGCCGGGCTGCGCTAGCTGCTGGGAAATTAGCTTTGAATAAACAATTTCGTCAGCATTTATCTGGGCATTTTGAAACGGTAACCTTGCCGCGAAGATGGCGTTACGTGGATCAAGCAATGGTGAATTCTCAAGGTAAACGTCAGTTGCAAGCAATGAAGGAGTTGTTTCAATGA
- a CDS encoding glycosyltransferase family 2 protein, with translation MFKPCVVIPNYNHRDAIEATISELQLPIILVDDCSEPEIADFLEQLAAQYQHVQLIRHSHNLGKGGAVMSGLREAQAQGYSHALQVDADGQHDLADVARFLALAEAQPQALITGVPEYDDSVPKARYYARYITHVWVWIETLSTQLQDSMCGFRVYPLASTIDLLNSAKLGQRMDFDIEILVRHYWLGTPIRQVPTQVIYPEQGLSHFRAWQDNWLISKMHTKLFFGMLWRSPKLLWRKHKQAHWSSMAERGSLWGLKLTLLGYRLGGRYLAKLLLYPAIAYFFISGGTTRRASQAFLAKAAAQPASPLPAKPGWKQSFAHFLSFGSASLSRLDAWSQKMTRAEVDFPNKAMLVETLKAKQGRYCLLLT, from the coding sequence ATGTTTAAACCTTGTGTGGTGATCCCTAACTACAATCACCGAGACGCAATAGAAGCTACCATCAGTGAGCTACAACTGCCTATTATTCTGGTGGATGATTGCAGTGAACCCGAGATAGCTGACTTTTTAGAGCAGCTAGCCGCTCAATATCAGCATGTTCAGTTAATTCGCCACTCGCATAACCTTGGCAAAGGTGGGGCTGTGATGAGTGGTTTGCGCGAGGCTCAGGCTCAGGGTTATAGCCATGCTTTGCAGGTGGATGCCGATGGTCAGCATGATTTGGCTGATGTCGCGCGCTTTTTGGCTCTAGCAGAAGCTCAGCCTCAAGCCTTGATCACCGGGGTGCCTGAATATGATGACAGTGTACCCAAGGCGCGTTATTACGCCCGCTATATCACCCACGTATGGGTATGGATAGAAACGTTGAGCACCCAGCTGCAAGACAGTATGTGTGGTTTTCGTGTTTACCCCTTGGCCAGCACCATTGACTTGCTTAATTCAGCCAAGCTTGGGCAACGGATGGATTTTGATATTGAAATATTGGTCCGTCATTATTGGTTGGGCACCCCCATTCGACAAGTACCAACCCAGGTTATCTATCCTGAACAGGGCTTGAGTCATTTTCGGGCTTGGCAAGATAATTGGTTGATCTCTAAGATGCATACCAAGTTGTTCTTTGGCATGTTATGGCGCTCTCCTAAGTTGTTGTGGCGTAAGCATAAGCAAGCGCATTGGTCATCAATGGCCGAACGCGGTAGTTTGTGGGGTTTGAAGTTGACCTTGCTGGGCTATCGTTTAGGTGGACGTTATTTGGCCAAGCTGCTGCTCTATCCGGCTATTGCTTATTTCTTTATTAGTGGCGGTACTACACGGCGGGCCTCCCAAGCATTTTTAGCTAAAGCGGCAGCTCAGCCCGCTAGCCCCTTGCCAGCAAAGCCTGGATGGAAGCAGAGTTTTGCCCATTTCCTTAGTTTTGGTTCTGCGTCACTGAGTCGGCTTGACGCTTGGTCGCAGAAAATGACCCGAGCTGAAGTTGATTTCCCCAATAAAGCCATGTTGGTCGAAACCCTAAAGGCTAAGCAAGGGCGGTATTGCTTACTTCTCACTTAG
- a CDS encoding HAL/PAL/TAL family ammonia-lyase, with protein MTQVDIVSSQQENAEPAAQAPLKVVFGEHALSIEQVALLSQQPQLAELNKRADYVAKVERGAEFLDRLLEEDGAIYGVTTGYGDSCTVVVPLDLVEELPLHLTRFHGCGLGRVLTPEEARAVVASRLNSLSLAKSGVSYRLLQQLELLLKHDIMPVIPAEGSVGASGDLTPLSYVAACLMGEREVYYKGQRRATYEVFAELGIEAIRLRPKEGLAIMNGTAVMTGLACLAYRRAEYLSQVTSRMTALASLALKGNSNHFDELLFAVKPHPGQNQVAEWIRNDLNHHQHPRNSERLQDRYSIRCAPHIIGVLRDALPFMRQFIETELNSANDNPIIDGDGEHVLHGGHFYGGHIAFAMDSMKNAVANLADLVDRQMALLMDEKFNNGLPRNLSAASAERASINHGFKAVQIGASAWTAEALKQTMPASVFSRSTECHNQDKVSMGTIAARDCLRVLELTEQVVAAGWLAVHQALTLRIQQGELALDSLSEDLKAGYLEMMEQFQLVEEDRPLEAELRQVMADLRQRKWELYRA; from the coding sequence ATGACTCAAGTGGATATCGTGTCGTCGCAGCAAGAGAATGCGGAACCAGCGGCTCAAGCCCCTCTAAAAGTAGTATTTGGTGAACATGCACTAAGCATTGAGCAAGTTGCCTTATTAAGCCAACAACCGCAGTTAGCGGAGTTAAATAAGCGAGCTGACTATGTGGCTAAGGTGGAACGAGGCGCTGAGTTTTTAGATCGCCTTCTGGAAGAAGATGGCGCTATTTATGGAGTGACCACTGGTTATGGCGACAGCTGTACGGTGGTGGTGCCGCTTGATTTAGTTGAAGAGTTACCGCTGCACTTAACCCGCTTCCATGGCTGTGGTCTAGGCCGAGTACTCACTCCTGAAGAGGCTCGAGCGGTAGTGGCCAGTCGATTAAATTCTCTTAGTTTGGCTAAATCAGGTGTTAGCTACCGTCTTTTACAACAACTGGAGTTGTTATTAAAACACGATATTATGCCGGTGATTCCTGCCGAAGGTTCGGTCGGGGCTTCTGGTGATTTAACCCCGCTTTCTTATGTGGCCGCATGCTTAATGGGTGAGCGCGAAGTGTATTACAAGGGGCAGCGTCGAGCGACTTACGAAGTGTTTGCAGAATTGGGGATAGAAGCAATACGTTTACGTCCTAAGGAAGGTTTGGCGATAATGAATGGCACGGCGGTGATGACCGGTTTAGCCTGTTTAGCTTATCGTCGAGCAGAGTACTTGAGTCAGGTAACCAGTCGCATGACCGCCTTGGCGTCATTGGCTCTTAAAGGTAACTCTAATCATTTTGATGAATTGCTATTTGCGGTGAAACCTCATCCTGGGCAAAACCAAGTGGCCGAATGGATCCGCAACGATCTTAACCATCATCAGCATCCGCGTAACTCAGAGCGCTTACAAGATCGTTATTCGATCCGCTGTGCTCCGCATATTATTGGCGTGCTCCGTGATGCGTTGCCATTTATGCGCCAGTTTATCGAAACCGAGTTAAATAGTGCCAATGATAACCCCATCATTGATGGCGACGGTGAACACGTATTGCATGGTGGTCACTTCTACGGCGGTCACATTGCCTTTGCCATGGACAGCATGAAAAATGCAGTGGCTAACTTAGCCGATCTGGTGGACAGACAAATGGCTTTGTTGATGGACGAGAAATTTAATAATGGCCTACCGCGTAACCTTAGCGCGGCCTCGGCTGAGCGAGCTTCTATCAACCATGGTTTTAAGGCGGTACAAATAGGTGCCTCAGCCTGGACCGCAGAAGCCTTAAAACAAACTATGCCTGCCAGTGTATTCTCGCGCTCTACTGAGTGTCATAACCAAGACAAGGTGAGCATGGGTACCATTGCCGCACGCGATTGCCTAAGGGTACTAGAACTGACAGAGCAAGTAGTGGCTGCTGGCTGGTTAGCGGTGCATCAAGCATTAACATTGCGCATTCAACAAGGTGAGTTAGCACTAGACAGTTTGAGTGAGGATTTGAAAGCGGGCTACCTAGAGATGATGGAACAGTTTCAGTTGGTGGAGGAAGATCGTCCTTTAGAGGCTGAATTACGTCAAGTGATGGCTGATTTACGCCAACGTAAATGGGAGTTGTACCGCGCGTGA
- a CDS encoding acyl-CoA thioesterase produces the protein MKSLLSVEVELTVPFHDADPMGVTWHGNYLRYFEVARCALLDKLQYNYRQMEQSGYVWPIVDTRLKYVKTSTFEQVLLVEAHLTEYENRLKIEYRILDKDTKLVITKGYTIQVAVDKQNQEMCFVSPKALTARVAELGICLED, from the coding sequence GTGAAATCCTTATTGAGCGTTGAAGTGGAGCTAACGGTGCCATTTCATGACGCCGACCCTATGGGCGTGACTTGGCACGGCAATTATCTACGTTATTTTGAAGTGGCTCGTTGCGCCTTATTAGACAAGCTGCAATATAACTATCGGCAAATGGAACAATCTGGCTATGTATGGCCGATTGTAGATACCCGCCTGAAGTATGTGAAAACCAGTACTTTTGAGCAGGTCTTGCTGGTTGAAGCACATTTAACCGAGTATGAAAACCGCCTTAAAATTGAATATAGAATCTTGGATAAAGATACCAAGCTTGTGATTACCAAGGGCTACACCATACAAGTGGCCGTGGATAAACAGAATCAAGAAATGTGTTTTGTTTCACCAAAGGCCTTAACCGCACGAGTGGCTGAGCTGGGTATATGTTTAGAAGATTAA